A single region of the Austwickia chelonae genome encodes:
- a CDS encoding CoA-acylating methylmalonate-semialdehyde dehydrogenase gives MNTPTRITHLIGHQPWDGTAARTGDVYNPATGEIIGTVDFADKTLVDEIVAHADQAARSWGTISLAKRTQVLFRFRELLSQRREEIAKLIVAEHGKTFPDAVGEINRGLEVADFACGISHLLKGGFSENVSTDVDAYSIMQPLGVIGVISPFNFPAMVPLWFVPVAVACGNAVVIKPSEKDPSSTLAIADLWREAGLPDGVMNVVHGDKEAVDALLDNPTVKSISFVGSTPIAKYVYERGVAAGKRVQALGGAKNHMLVLPDADLDLAADAAVNAGFGAAGERCMAISVLLAVDSIADDLIGRITERMATLKTGEGLGEGIDMGPLVTAAHRDKVRGYIDAGEAEGAKLVVDGRQGEWVGGSPEGFFVLPTLFDGVTPEMSIYTDEIFGPVLCVVRVSSYEEGLKLINDNAFGNGTAIFTNDGGAARRFQHEVQVGMVGVNVPIPTPMAYYSFGGWKASLFGDTHAHGMEGVHFFTRTKAVTARWLDPSHGGLNLGFPQND, from the coding sequence GTGAACACCCCCACGCGTATCACCCACCTGATCGGCCACCAGCCCTGGGACGGGACAGCGGCCCGCACCGGCGACGTCTACAACCCCGCCACCGGTGAGATCATCGGCACCGTCGACTTCGCCGACAAAACCCTCGTCGACGAGATCGTCGCCCACGCCGACCAGGCCGCCCGCTCCTGGGGGACCATCTCCCTGGCCAAACGGACGCAGGTGCTCTTCCGCTTCCGGGAGCTGCTCAGCCAGCGCCGCGAAGAGATCGCGAAACTGATCGTCGCCGAACACGGCAAGACCTTCCCCGACGCCGTCGGCGAGATCAACCGCGGCCTCGAAGTCGCCGACTTCGCCTGCGGGATCTCCCACCTGCTCAAAGGCGGATTCAGCGAGAACGTCTCCACCGACGTCGACGCCTACTCGATCATGCAGCCGCTCGGTGTCATCGGCGTCATCTCCCCGTTCAACTTCCCCGCGATGGTGCCGCTGTGGTTCGTCCCGGTCGCCGTGGCCTGCGGCAACGCCGTCGTCATCAAACCCAGCGAGAAAGACCCCAGCTCGACCCTCGCCATCGCCGACCTGTGGCGTGAAGCAGGACTGCCCGACGGCGTCATGAACGTCGTCCACGGCGACAAGGAAGCCGTCGACGCCCTGCTCGACAACCCGACCGTGAAGTCGATCTCCTTCGTCGGCTCCACCCCCATCGCGAAATATGTCTACGAGCGTGGAGTCGCCGCAGGCAAACGCGTCCAGGCCCTCGGCGGCGCGAAGAACCACATGCTGGTGCTCCCCGACGCCGACCTCGACCTGGCCGCCGACGCCGCCGTCAACGCCGGTTTCGGTGCTGCCGGCGAACGCTGCATGGCGATCTCCGTGCTGCTCGCCGTCGACTCCATCGCCGACGACCTCATCGGCCGGATCACCGAACGCATGGCCACCCTGAAGACCGGGGAAGGCCTGGGCGAGGGCATCGACATGGGGCCGCTGGTCACCGCGGCACACCGCGACAAGGTACGCGGTTACATCGACGCCGGTGAAGCCGAAGGCGCGAAACTCGTCGTCGACGGACGCCAGGGCGAATGGGTGGGCGGCTCCCCGGAGGGCTTCTTCGTCCTGCCGACCCTCTTCGACGGCGTCACCCCCGAGATGTCGATCTACACCGACGAGATCTTCGGGCCGGTGCTCTGCGTGGTCCGCGTCTCCTCCTACGAGGAGGGCCTGAAACTCATCAACGACAACGCCTTCGGCAATGGCACCGCGATCTTCACGAATGACGGCGGAGCAGCCCGCCGCTTCCAGCACGAGGTCCAGGTCGGCATGGTCGGCGTCAACGTGCCGATCCCCACCCCGATGGCCTACTACAGCTTCGGCGGCTGGAAGGCCTCCCTCTTCGGAGACACTCACGCCCACGGCATGGAAGGCGTCCACTTCTTCACCCGCACCAAGGCAGTGACGGCGCGCTGGCTCGACCCGAGCCACGGCGGCCTCAACCTGGGCTTCCCGCAGAACGACTGA
- the iolB gene encoding 5-deoxy-glucuronate isomerase — MSDWFLPAGSTTSDGYETQISPGREGWSYTGLWTARLDAGESRTITCGDREWIALPLSGSYQVDATVDGQEHHVDLAGREHVLAGPTDLAFIPRDGEFTVTATTAGTIALPHAKARTAYPFAYLAAADVPVELRGAGQASRQVQNFGTPGVLEADSLIACEVITPAGNWSSYPPHKHDTERDGVESELEEIYYFEMRVEDTPTGRAAARFAKPFGYQRVYGTDEQPIDVLEEVRSGDTVLVPHGWHGPAMAPTGYDMYYLNVMAGPGEKRAWLICDDPAHSWVRGTWDDQPVDARLPLHHH; from the coding sequence GCCCCGGCCGAGAAGGATGGTCGTACACCGGGCTGTGGACAGCACGACTCGACGCCGGGGAGAGCCGCACCATCACCTGCGGAGACCGCGAATGGATCGCCCTGCCGCTCTCCGGGTCCTACCAGGTCGACGCCACCGTCGACGGCCAGGAACACCACGTCGACCTGGCCGGACGTGAACACGTCCTCGCCGGACCCACCGACCTGGCCTTCATCCCCCGCGACGGCGAATTCACCGTCACCGCGACCACCGCCGGCACCATCGCGCTGCCACACGCCAAAGCCCGCACCGCCTACCCCTTCGCCTACCTGGCCGCCGCAGACGTCCCCGTCGAACTCCGCGGAGCAGGACAGGCCTCCCGCCAGGTGCAGAACTTCGGCACCCCCGGCGTCCTGGAAGCCGACTCCCTGATCGCCTGCGAAGTCATCACCCCCGCCGGTAACTGGTCCAGCTACCCGCCACACAAACATGACACCGAACGCGACGGCGTGGAGAGCGAACTCGAAGAGATCTACTACTTCGAGATGCGCGTCGAGGACACCCCGACCGGGCGCGCCGCCGCCCGCTTCGCCAAACCCTTCGGCTACCAGCGCGTCTACGGTACCGACGAGCAGCCCATCGACGTCCTCGAAGAGGTTCGTTCCGGCGACACCGTCCTGGTACCCCACGGCTGGCACGGCCCGGCCATGGCACCCACCGGGTACGACATGTACTACCTCAACGTCATGGCGGGCCCCGGGGAGAAACGTGCCTGGCTGATCTGCGACGACCCCGCCCACTCATGGGTGCGCGGCACCTGGGACGACCAGCCGGTCGACGCCCGCCTCCCCCTGCACCACCACTGA